A part of Maniola hyperantus chromosome 14, iAphHyp1.2, whole genome shotgun sequence genomic DNA contains:
- the LOC117988257 gene encoding uncharacterized protein produces MRPNNYKTRSIPDNYNYCDKAYCAYCDHFRIKKYSKPHRDYSIQPVHAVAKEIAGYPFQRINHCVRLSQVDAIDTHNSSDYINEYSLSSSSEQEYNIKPCKHKKLMRYIMHKLDKRIRREYASVGTIKHEQQQYPSKSQLNSPYQVFITSSCQTKNASTDSESHSAMQSNSLDFWELLLQKIKYQVHKAEVSKFNAKPCDKDSCQFNKINSNSSQTPSKPKTQTKHSSRQSSSQVLPKKKSKDSGVFCKCPKPNKSRSPDKIKSQDAIRPCQEEHDALKKTLADKYNGEILCIHNPPCVLINGCLNLPPPKSSTPQGPLFYPVTRSKKSSFAQLCRKIKRSKQKSQDQAIQYQPPTIDLEEYLPEFRTEKIVQSLCNHNPPCEVVRGCHKTRFNPTLQTSCVHVPMCPKFPECVLEQRNIEERNCNHTPKCAELPLCTRKYITLTAKENAATQVKPKTKIGCRHQPPCLMIPKCLAQVICGDWYPGNTIPGCVHQPSCEMIPACFRKQFKESVSVQSQYPSASCQIV; encoded by the coding sequence ATGCGtcctaataattataaaacacGAAGTATTCCAGATAATTATAACTATTGTGATAAAGCGTATTGTGCATACTGTGACCATTTCCGTATTAAGAAGTATAGTAAGCCACACAGAGATTATTCTATCCAACCCGTTCATGCTGTTGCAAAAGAAATTGCAGGATACCCATTTCAAAGAATAAATCATTGTGTCCGGTTATCTCAGGTTGATGCTATCGATACACATAACTCTTCAGATTACATTAACGAATATAGTTTATCGTCAAGTTCTGAGCAAGAATATAATATCAAACCttgtaaacataaaaaattaatgagatatattatgcataaattAGATAAACGAATAAGGAGGGAATACGCTAGCGTTGGAACAATTAAACATGAACAACAGCAATACCCATCAAAATCACAATTAAATTCACCATACCAAGTTTTTATCACTTCATCATGTCAAACGAAAAACGCGTCTACTGATTCCGAGAGTCATAGTGCAATGCAATCGAATTCTTTAGATTTTTGGGAGCTACTTTTGcagaaaattaaatatcaagtTCATAAAGCTGAAGTTTCAAAATTTAATGCGAAACCATGCGACAAAGATAGTTGtcagtttaataaaattaattccaATTCCAGTCAAACACCAAGCAAACCCAAAACTCAAACCAAACATTCTTCAAGAcaatcttcaagtcaagtactACCTAAAAAAAAGAGTAAAGATTCAGGAGTTTTTTGTAAATGTcctaaaccaaataaatcacgCAGCCCAGATAAAATCAAATCCCAGGATGCAATAAGACCCTGCCAAGAAGAACACGACGCTCTTAAAAAAACACTCGCTGACAAATACAACGGtgaaatattatgtattcaCAATCCACCTTGCGTTTTGATAAATGGTTGTCTAAATTTACCTCCACCTAAATCTTCAACTCCTCAAGGCCCGTTATTTTATCCCGTGACTCGATCTAAAAAGTCTAGTTTCGCTCAATTGTGTCGGAAAATAAAACGTTCCAAACAAAAGAGTCAGGATCAGGCTATCCAATATCAACCACCTACCATTGATTTAGAAGAATATCTACCGGAGTTCAGAACGGAGAAGATTGTTCAAAGCTTGTGTAACCACAATCCTCCATGCGAAGTAGTGCGGGGGTGTCACAAGACAAGATTTAACCCAACTTTACAGACCTCCTGTGTTCACGTACCCATGTGTCCAAAGTTTCCTGAATGTGTATTGGAACAAAGGAATATAGAAGAAAGAAATTGTAACCATACACCTAAATGTGCAGAATTGCCTTTATGTACGAGGAAGTACATTACACTAACCGCGAAAGAGAATGCTGCAACACAAGTCAAGCCCAAAACTAAGATTGGATGTCGACACCAACCACCATGTTTAATGATACCGAAATGTCTAGCGCAAGTAATATGTGGTGACTGGTACCCTGGGAACACGATACCGGGATGTGTGCACCAGCCAAGCTGTGAGATGATCCCAGCCTGCTTCAGAAAACAATTCAAAGAATCGGTCTCTGTTCAATCTCAATATCCTTCTGCTTCTTGTCAAATAGTTTGA